Proteins co-encoded in one Planctomycetota bacterium genomic window:
- a CDS encoding FemAB family PEP-CTERM system-associated protein, producing the protein MDVRVLEGPEAACEGFVRGQPAATICHRPAWSEMLRRDLGYDVFYLVAHEGGEIRGVLPLTHVKSWLFGNRMVSQAFGNYGGPLAASREAMDALFAQAVELAAERRCESIEFRNIEPMPFDLQLYEGKICMHLALTADPEDLWKQFDPKVRNQVRKAQKSDITTASGGAELLDDFYRVYTIRMRQLGTPPYSRALMAAILTRFPDESRIFVVRLGDQTVGAGLTTCFNGLVEIPWAATLVEYNSLCPNHLLYWSVLEHYGKAGASAFDFGRCTAEGATYRFKKQWGPEPVNLHYQYWVRPGHELTILAPDEAKYRRKVEMWKKLPLWVTRLVGPRLSRSLP; encoded by the coding sequence GTGGACGTTCGTGTTCTGGAAGGCCCTGAGGCGGCCTGCGAGGGGTTTGTGCGCGGCCAGCCGGCGGCGACTATATGCCACCGGCCCGCGTGGAGCGAGATGCTGCGCCGCGACCTCGGGTACGACGTTTTCTACCTGGTGGCGCACGAAGGCGGCGAGATTCGCGGCGTCCTTCCCCTGACGCACGTGAAGAGTTGGCTGTTCGGCAACCGCATGGTGTCGCAGGCGTTTGGGAACTATGGCGGGCCTCTGGCGGCGAGTCGCGAGGCGATGGACGCCCTGTTTGCACAAGCGGTCGAACTGGCCGCCGAGCGCCGTTGCGAGTCGATTGAGTTCCGCAACATCGAACCGATGCCGTTTGACCTGCAACTCTACGAAGGCAAGATATGCATGCACCTGGCGTTGACGGCCGACCCGGAGGACCTCTGGAAGCAATTCGACCCGAAGGTCCGCAACCAGGTCCGTAAGGCCCAGAAGTCGGACATCACGACCGCGAGCGGCGGCGCGGAACTTCTCGACGATTTCTACCGGGTCTATACGATTCGCATGAGGCAACTCGGTACGCCGCCCTACTCGCGGGCGTTGATGGCCGCCATCCTGACGCGGTTTCCGGATGAGTCGCGGATCTTCGTCGTGCGGCTGGGTGACCAGACGGTCGGCGCAGGGCTGACGACGTGCTTCAACGGCCTCGTCGAAATCCCGTGGGCCGCCACGCTCGTCGAATACAACTCGCTCTGCCCGAACCATTTGCTCTACTGGTCCGTCCTGGAGCACTACGGCAAGGCCGGGGCGTCGGCGTTCGACTTCGGACGCTGCACCGCCGAAGGGGCGACCTACCGATTCAAGAAACAATGGGGGCCCGAACCGGTCAACCTCCACTACCAGTATTGGGTCCGTCCCGGCCACGAGTTGACGATTCTGGCGCCGGACGAGGCGAAGTATCGGAGAAAGGTCGAAATGTGGAAGAAACTCCCCCTGTGGGTGACCCGCCTGGTCGGGCCGAGGTTAAGCCGGAGCCTGCCCTGA